The sequence CATAGAGGGAAAGGATCTAATAATAATGAGGGGGGATAAAAATGCTATTAGAAAAGCCTTTAATATTGTTAAAGGTAAGCTGCCAGGAATGATCTTTGTGGAGAAAGGGGACTCACCTGAAATTAGAATTACTGCTGATGAGAGAACGATAAATATACAAGAGGTGATAAAGACTATGAAGAGTACTGCACAGGTAATGTTTGAGCTCATGATGAAATACCTCGATGATAATGATCAAGAGCATCTGAAGGAGATCCTCATTATGGATGATGAACTAGACTCTCTACACTTCATAGGGCTTAGAAGTGTGAAGAGGATGTCAGCAAAAATGCCAGAAGAAGCTATAGATCTTGCTATAGCTCTAAAGGCTTTAGAACATATAGGAGACGCCCTTGACAGGGCTTCCACATATCTTCTGAGAGCCAAGCTTTCTGAGAGATGTAGCGCAGCACTTAAAGAAGCATTAAAGATAGCATATAGATATTTCCAAACATCCTTCGACGCCCTTATATCGAATAACTATAGATCTTCTCTTGAAGCCCTTAATGAGAGGCAGAACAATGTAGATGCTGTATTAGAT is a genomic window of Sulfolobales archaeon containing:
- a CDS encoding phosphate uptake regulator PhoU; this translates as METSIRKVIRIGEKSYGLTLPKEWLDRLGIKIGSSVETIIAGNHITIRPITGETIDRSISLEEGDENMLSKLIIASYIEGKDLIIMRGDKNAIRKAFNIVKGKLPGMIFVEKGDSPEIRITADERTINIQEVIKTMKSTAQVMFELMMKYLDDNDQEHLKEILIMDDELDSLHFIGLRSVKRMSAKMPEEAIDLAIALKALEHIGDALDRASTYLLRAKLSERCSAALKEALKIAYRYFQTSFDALISNNYRSSLEALNERQNNVDAVLDISRKSACFEELSAVIHEILVIIASSAEASEISISKYIREKGEATSLPLKR